In a single window of the Micromonospora inositola genome:
- a CDS encoding DUF2516 family protein gives MAYAAPIFAYEVRYVIELILLVFALVIEGVALVHAITQRSDAFSAIGTLPKGGWIAILAVCLVLTLLGVGGGVLSIFTLIGIAAGLIYLLDVRVGLRDLHDGKGFW, from the coding sequence ATGGCCTACGCCGCGCCGATCTTCGCGTACGAAGTCCGCTATGTGATCGAGCTGATCCTGCTCGTCTTCGCCCTGGTCATCGAGGGCGTGGCCCTGGTGCACGCCATCACCCAGCGCTCCGACGCGTTCTCCGCGATCGGCACCCTGCCCAAGGGTGGCTGGATCGCCATCCTGGCGGTCTGCCTGGTGCTCACACTGCTAGGCGTCGGGGGCGGCGTGCTGAGCATCTTCACCCTGATCGGCATCGCGGCCGGTCTGATCTACCTGCTCGACGTCCGGGTCGGGTTGCGCGACCTGCACGACGGCAAAGGCTTCTGGTGA
- a CDS encoding alpha/beta fold hydrolase, producing the protein MRGFRWPPPPDGGPRTWGPGPGAPRTGRPALPEPETELVTTPHGVRLERLVTGTGDPVTVFAHGLGNGIATTRPFGSAVTGRKVFFQFRGHGRSDSPPGPWTYLDLARDLRAVADLGGATRAFGASLGAGALCRLLVESPERFERLVFFLPAVLDQPRGEVARARLTDLLDAVESGDAAAVADVVSMELPPAVRNTPAGWAYLRQRLDQLLRDGLAPGLASLPEQAPLRDAGVLAQVTAPALVIGCAGDDLHPVAVAEELAAALPNATLHVYDRPGVLWSERADLRERISGFLNG; encoded by the coding sequence GTGAGGGGTTTCCGCTGGCCCCCGCCGCCGGACGGCGGTCCCCGCACCTGGGGGCCCGGCCCGGGGGCGCCCCGCACCGGCCGTCCGGCGCTGCCGGAGCCGGAAACGGAGCTGGTTACCACCCCGCACGGCGTACGGCTGGAGCGGCTGGTCACCGGCACCGGCGACCCGGTCACGGTGTTCGCGCACGGGCTGGGCAACGGCATTGCCACCACCCGCCCGTTCGGCAGCGCGGTCACCGGCCGCAAGGTCTTCTTCCAGTTCCGCGGGCACGGCCGCTCCGACTCGCCGCCCGGCCCGTGGACCTATCTGGACCTGGCCCGCGATCTGCGGGCCGTCGCCGATCTCGGCGGCGCCACCCGGGCCTTCGGTGCCAGCCTGGGCGCCGGCGCGCTCTGCCGGCTGCTGGTGGAGAGCCCGGAACGCTTCGAGAGGCTGGTCTTCTTCCTGCCCGCCGTGCTGGACCAGCCGCGCGGCGAGGTGGCCCGGGCCCGGCTGACCGACCTGCTCGACGCGGTGGAGAGCGGCGACGCGGCCGCCGTCGCCGACGTCGTGTCGATGGAACTGCCGCCCGCCGTGCGGAACACCCCCGCCGGGTGGGCGTACCTGCGGCAGCGGCTGGACCAGCTGCTCCGGGACGGGCTCGCCCCCGGGCTGGCCAGCCTGCCGGAGCAGGCGCCGCTGCGGGACGCGGGCGTGCTCGCCCAGGTCACCGCGCCGGCGCTGGTGATCGGCTGCGCCGGTGACGACCTGCATCCGGTCGCGGTCGCCGAGGAGCTGGCCGCCGCGCTGCCGAACGCGACCCTGCACGTGTACGACCGCCCGGGAGTGCTCTGGTCGGAACGCGCCGACCTGCGGGAGCGGATCTCGGGGTTCCTCAACGGGTAA